In Acidobacteriota bacterium, a single window of DNA contains:
- a CDS encoding ABC transporter ATP-binding protein — MQESSSKQTFGNAWKDRLRALKNVPPGLRIVWEAGPRVVTAGLVLQVLSALIPIGIAAVSAIIIGEVAAVANGHQPLAPVFWWLVAAEFGLALGGSVLSRTIDYCESVLADKFIRHVSIKVMDHASSLDLETYEDPAFYDKLERARVQATDRVSMIPAVGRALQQFVTAVTFSVSICVFSPWILLLLIIGVLPAFVGESHFAFLGYSLRFRQTPARRQLDYLRVLGASKESAKELKLFGLSQYLTGKYARISDEIYTQNVSLSKRRLLASSLFSLLSATAYYGAYAFVIYRTVQGDLSLKSLIYLAAAIAGASSNIQQIFSSFTSIADQALFLTDFLNLFRIEPKVKSRRDAILAPRPIRRGFEFDRVTFVYPGTTRPILDNLDLKIEPGQRVALVGENGQGKTTLVKLITRLYDPDAGRILLDGVDLREYNLEDLHREIAVIFQDFMRYEMTGRENIAMGKIQDLDNFSGISIAARKSLADAVLHRLPRRYDHMLGRRFEGGVDLSGGEWQKIALARAYLRDAQLLILDEPTAALDARSEREVFERFSELTIGKTALLISHRFSTVRMADRILVLEGGKIVEDGCHSQLMARGERYSRMFELQASSYR, encoded by the coding sequence ATGCAGGAAAGCTCTTCAAAACAGACTTTTGGGAATGCCTGGAAGGATCGCCTGCGGGCGTTGAAAAACGTTCCACCCGGACTCCGCATTGTCTGGGAAGCCGGGCCGCGGGTAGTGACCGCCGGCCTGGTGTTGCAGGTACTCTCTGCACTCATTCCAATTGGCATCGCAGCGGTATCGGCTATCATTATCGGCGAAGTTGCTGCCGTTGCGAATGGCCATCAACCTCTGGCGCCGGTTTTCTGGTGGCTGGTGGCGGCGGAGTTCGGGCTGGCGCTTGGTGGAAGCGTGCTCTCCCGTACGATCGATTATTGCGAGAGCGTCCTTGCCGACAAGTTTATTCGGCATGTCAGCATCAAAGTGATGGACCACGCCTCAAGTCTGGACCTGGAGACCTACGAAGACCCGGCATTCTACGACAAACTGGAGCGGGCAAGGGTCCAGGCAACCGACCGGGTCAGCATGATACCTGCCGTAGGGCGGGCCCTTCAGCAATTCGTCACAGCCGTTACTTTTTCGGTTAGCATCTGCGTTTTCTCTCCGTGGATTCTCCTGCTCCTGATCATCGGAGTTCTTCCGGCGTTCGTCGGCGAGAGCCACTTTGCGTTTCTCGGATACTCGCTGAGATTTCGGCAGACCCCTGCGCGCCGTCAACTCGACTATCTGCGCGTGCTTGGAGCAAGTAAGGAAAGCGCAAAGGAGCTTAAGCTGTTCGGTCTCAGCCAATACCTGACAGGCAAGTACGCGCGAATTTCTGATGAGATTTATACACAAAATGTGTCGCTCTCTAAGCGCAGGCTCCTGGCCAGTTCACTGTTCTCGCTGCTCAGTGCGACAGCCTACTACGGCGCCTACGCCTTTGTGATCTACAGGACGGTTCAAGGAGATCTTTCACTAAAATCACTGATCTACCTGGCAGCCGCCATCGCCGGCGCCAGCAGCAACATCCAGCAGATATTCTCCAGCTTTACGAGCATCGCCGACCAGGCGCTCTTCCTCACCGACTTCCTGAACCTGTTCCGCATTGAGCCCAAAGTGAAATCCAGACGCGATGCAATCCTGGCTCCGCGGCCCATCCGCCGGGGTTTTGAATTCGACCGGGTGACTTTTGTCTACCCCGGAACCACGCGCCCGATTCTCGATAACCTCGATCTCAAAATTGAGCCCGGCCAACGGGTAGCGCTGGTAGGCGAAAACGGACAGGGGAAAACAACCCTAGTCAAGCTGATCACCCGGCTCTACGACCCTGACGCCGGACGCATTCTGCTGGATGGGGTTGATCTTCGGGAATATAACCTGGAAGACCTGCACCGCGAAATTGCGGTGATTTTTCAGGACTTCATGCGATACGAGATGACCGGACGGGAAAACATTGCGATGGGAAAAATCCAGGACCTCGATAACTTCAGCGGAATCTCGATTGCCGCGCGCAAGAGTCTGGCCGATGCTGTGCTGCACAGACTGCCGCGGCGGTATGATCACATGCTCGGAAGACGTTTTGAAGGCGGAGTGGACCTCTCTGGAGGCGAATGGCAAAAGATCGCACTGGCGCGAGCTTATCTGCGGGATGCGCAACTGCTGATTCTTGATGAGCCGACGGCGGCGCTCGACGCCCGCTCTGAGCGAGAAGTATTCGAGCGTTTTTCCGAGCTGACGATTGGCAAGACCGCCCTGCTGATTTCTCACCGCTTCTCCACCGTCCGCATGGCGGATCGAATCCTCGTGTTGGAGGGCGGCAAGATCGTCGAGGACGGGTGCCACAGCCAGCTCATGGCGCGCGGCGAACGTTATTCAAGAATGTTTGAACTCCAGGCTTCCAGTTACCGGTAA